One genomic window of Struthio camelus isolate bStrCam1 chromosome 1, bStrCam1.hap1, whole genome shotgun sequence includes the following:
- the LACC1 gene encoding purine nucleoside phosphorylase LACC1 gives MVEAVLIDLFGLPVNLQNSIQDLLCNMLGTTEERSSVSAPLVYVMCCQTQWSERNDEQESLLAALRDFQSLKKRLEVVCALTTAAALYTIKERLDEKDLSVIKIVIPAFRRHLMKVYIDHLFTAVYQFEFEDLQMASDCNNLLIAEPQTEGQTYPTQEVELVTSEIQMHLESLPSLKGELTILRSSLIPDDIFLHGFTTRTGGISYIPTLSSCNLFSSSKRRDPQAVVKENLRRLASTAGFNPETFHRVKIDHGNAVYIMGKTEPDSYDGIVTNQKGVTIAAPGADCIPVLFADPVRKACGAAHSGWKGTLLGVSMATVNAMVSEYNCNVKDILVVLGPSVGPCCYKLPHESAKEFHRIDPKCVRLFDSASPYIDLRRATRVLLETGGILPENIQDDSVTDQNQNITFCTACHPDKFYSHFRDGTNFGTQIGFISIKD, from the exons ATGGTGGAAGCAGTATTGATTGATCTGTTTGGCCTGCCAGTGAACTTGCAGAACAGCATCCAAGATTTACTGTGTAACATGCTGGGAACTACTGAAGAACGCTCTTCCGTCAGTGCTCCACTGGTCTATGTCATGTGCTGCCAGACACAGTGGAGTGAAAGGAATGATGAGCAAGAGTCCTTGCTTGCAGCTCTGAGAGATTTTCAGAGTCTGAAGAAAAGACTGGAGGTAGTATGTGCTCTGACGACAGCTGCTGCTTTGTACACCATCAAAGAAAGACTGGATGAAAAAGACTTAAGTGTCATTAAAATTGTTATACCTGCCTTCAGGAGGCACTTAATGAAAGTATATATAGACCATCTCTTTACTGCAGTCTACCAGTTTGAATTTGAGGATTTACAGATGGCATCTGATTGTAATAACCTACTGATAGCTGAACCTCAGACTGAAGGGCAAACATATCCCACCCAGGAGGTGGAGCTTGTCACTAGTGAGATTCAAATGCATTTGGAAAGCCTGCCAAGCCTGAAAGGGGAGCTCACCATCCTCAGATCTTCCCTTATCCCAG aTGATATCTTCCTACATGGATTCACCACAAGGACAGGTGGGATCTCCTACATACCAACTCTAAGCTCCTGCAATCTCTTCAGCAGTTCCAAGCGGAGGGACCCACAAGCTGTGGTTAAAGAAAACCTCCGGAGGCTAGCTAGTACTGCAGGATTTAACCCCGAGACGTTTCACAGGGTCAAG ATTGATCATGGTAATGCTGTGTATATTATGGGAAAGACAGAGCCTGACAGCTATGATGGAATAGTTACGAATCAGAAAGGTGTTACAATAGCGGCTCCAGGGGCTGATTGCATACCTGTGCTGTTTGCTGATCCTGTCAGAAAAGCCTGTGGTGCTGCTCACTCTG GATGGAAAGGCACTTTGTTAGGAGTTTCTATGGCCACAGTGAATGCTATGGTATCTGAATACAACTGTAATGTGAAAGATATCCTTGTGGTGCTGGGCCCGTCTGTAGGACCTTGCTGCTATAAACTTCCTCATGAATCAGCTAAAGAGTTTCACAGAATTGATCCAAAGTGCGTGAGACTATTTGACTCTGCAAGTCCTTATATTGATCTTAGAAGAGCAACACG GGTTCTTCTTGAGACCGGTGGGATTCTTCCTGAGAACATCCAGGATGATTCTGTCACAGACCAGAATCAAAATATCACTTTCTGTACTGCATGCCACCCTGATAAGTTTTACTCTCACTTTCGTGATGGCACTAACTTTGGGACACAGATTGGCTTCATATCAATCAAAGACTGA